A region of Domibacillus sp. DTU_2020_1001157_1_SI_ALB_TIR_016 DNA encodes the following proteins:
- a CDS encoding YciI family protein: MAYYAALLHMMDPEKNQEVLPRHIEYLNHLDKEGKILARGPFGDGSGGLVIYQADSFEEAAVLAEKDPHVLEKVRRLELKEWKVWTPPDRA; encoded by the coding sequence ATGGCTTATTATGCGGCCTTGCTTCATATGATGGACCCAGAAAAAAACCAAGAAGTACTCCCGCGTCATATTGAATATTTAAACCATCTTGATAAAGAAGGAAAAATCCTAGCGAGGGGCCCTTTTGGAGACGGCTCTGGCGGACTTGTGATCTATCAGGCAGACTCTTTTGAAGAAGCAGCAGTGCTTGCGGAAAAAGATCCGCATGTGCTTGAAAAAGTGCGCCGCCTTGAACTAAAAGAATGGAAAGTCTGGACGCCCCCTGATAGGGCTTAA
- a CDS encoding aldehyde dehydrogenase produces the protein MEQTVKGMSLDRSTDLKKYNLYINGEWVEPASHEYFPSYNPATGEAWCEVAKGTAEDVDKAVQAAHHAFLHSDWASMTFTERGRLVYRLGELIAENIEELARYESIDNGKLIREMRGQLRYLPEFFYYYAGLADKIHGHTLPIDKQDMFTFTSREPLGVVAAITPWNSPLYLTTLKLAPALTAGNTIVIKPSEMTSASLLELVKLVEKAGFPPGVVNVVTGFGMPVGNTLTAHPLVRKVAFTGGAESARHVVRNTAENFAQLSLELGGKSPNIVFKDADLDNAVMGIIAGIFGASGQSCVAGSRALLHVDIYDQVIEKLIDRISRIRIGDPLHDDSEMGPLATPAQLKRVEEFVALGLAEGGKILYGGKRPEHLQNGWYFEPTIFEYADQTSRLTQEEIFGPVLSVIPFRDEAEAIALANGTEYALAAGIWTSDLAKAHRVAKAVQAGIVWVNTYRSISPMAPIGGSGLSGYGREGGYEAIYEYTQSKTVWINLSQESMPDPFIMR, from the coding sequence ATGGAACAGACAGTAAAGGGAATGAGCCTCGATCGTTCTACTGACTTGAAAAAATACAATTTATATATAAACGGAGAATGGGTGGAGCCAGCGAGTCATGAATATTTTCCAAGCTATAACCCTGCAACGGGTGAAGCATGGTGTGAAGTCGCAAAAGGAACAGCTGAAGACGTTGACAAAGCTGTACAGGCAGCTCACCATGCTTTTTTGCATTCAGACTGGGCAAGCATGACGTTCACTGAAAGAGGACGCCTTGTTTACAGGCTGGGGGAGCTAATTGCCGAAAATATCGAAGAATTGGCACGCTATGAATCTATTGATAACGGTAAATTAATCAGGGAAATGCGCGGACAGCTCCGTTATTTACCAGAGTTTTTCTACTATTACGCCGGACTTGCTGATAAGATTCATGGCCATACACTGCCGATTGATAAACAAGATATGTTTACCTTCACATCAAGAGAGCCGCTTGGAGTCGTTGCGGCCATCACACCATGGAACTCGCCTCTATATTTAACAACCTTAAAGCTGGCTCCTGCACTTACTGCGGGAAATACGATTGTTATTAAACCTTCTGAAATGACATCTGCTTCATTACTAGAACTTGTTAAGCTTGTTGAAAAAGCAGGTTTCCCGCCTGGAGTCGTAAACGTTGTGACTGGGTTTGGGATGCCTGTAGGAAATACGTTAACTGCTCATCCGCTTGTTCGAAAAGTAGCGTTTACCGGAGGTGCTGAATCGGCCCGCCATGTGGTACGGAATACAGCGGAAAATTTTGCGCAGCTTTCCTTGGAGCTTGGCGGTAAGTCACCCAATATTGTTTTTAAGGATGCCGATTTAGACAATGCGGTCATGGGCATCATTGCAGGCATTTTTGGCGCTTCTGGACAAAGCTGTGTAGCGGGATCAAGAGCACTTTTACACGTAGACATTTATGATCAAGTAATAGAAAAGTTGATTGACCGGATTTCCCGCATTAGAATTGGTGACCCGCTTCATGATGACAGCGAAATGGGCCCTCTTGCCACTCCAGCTCAGCTAAAGCGTGTAGAAGAATTTGTTGCGCTTGGTTTGGCAGAAGGCGGAAAAATACTGTATGGCGGCAAAAGACCAGAGCATTTACAGAATGGCTGGTATTTTGAACCCACTATTTTTGAATATGCGGACCAAACTTCCCGCCTGACACAAGAAGAAATATTTGGACCTGTTCTCAGTGTCATTCCTTTCAGGGATGAAGCAGAAGCCATTGCCCTTGCAAACGGTACAGAATACGCGCTTGCAGCCGGCATTTGGACAAGCGACTTAGCAAAAGCACATCGTGTAGCAAAAGCAGTGCAAGCTGGCATCGTCTGGGTGAATACATACCGCAGCATTTCACCAATGGCGCCAATAGGCGGATCAGGTCTAAGCGGGTACGGACGGGAAGGCGGCTATGAAGCGATTTATGAATATACGCAAAGCAAGACGGTTTGGATAAATTTATCTCAAGAGTCAATGCCTGATCCTTTCATTATGCGGTAA
- a CDS encoding alpha/beta fold hydrolase codes for MPIAGTTYYKEIGQGEPLILIHGVGLDHSMWEKQVEALSSQFRVIVYDMVGHGGSEHPPAPYSISQFAKQLSDLMEHLNIKKSHIVGFSMGGMTAQAFALAYPEKVKTLTIMSAVANRTNVQRAAILSRVQELKAKGPSATIEPAIQRWFSKAFQEQNQRIVQQIRQRLQHNNPESYLAAYTLFATADEELWTNFHEINVPVFIITGEEDVGSNPQMSEQMHEKLSQSKLTIVPGMKHMLPVEGAALVNEALSSFIHSQAAVK; via the coding sequence ATGCCTATAGCAGGGACTACTTATTATAAAGAAATAGGGCAGGGTGAGCCGCTTATTCTTATTCATGGAGTAGGTCTAGACCATTCTATGTGGGAAAAGCAGGTTGAAGCTTTATCCAGCCAGTTTCGTGTCATTGTGTACGATATGGTTGGGCATGGAGGATCAGAGCATCCTCCAGCCCCTTATTCTATTTCCCAGTTTGCGAAACAGCTGTCTGATTTAATGGAGCATTTAAACATTAAGAAAAGCCACATTGTTGGGTTTTCAATGGGCGGCATGACGGCTCAAGCCTTTGCCTTAGCGTATCCTGAAAAAGTCAAAACATTAACGATTATGAGTGCAGTGGCAAACCGAACGAACGTGCAGCGGGCGGCAATATTAAGTAGAGTTCAAGAACTAAAAGCCAAAGGACCTTCAGCTACGATTGAACCAGCTATCCAGCGCTGGTTCAGCAAAGCGTTTCAAGAGCAAAACCAACGCATAGTTCAACAAATAAGACAGAGGCTTCAGCATAATAACCCCGAGTCATACTTGGCAGCATATACGCTTTTCGCAACCGCTGACGAGGAATTATGGACAAATTTTCATGAAATAAATGTCCCCGTTTTCATCATAACGGGAGAAGAAGATGTGGGTTCAAACCCACAGATGTCAGAGCAAATGCATGAAAAATTATCACAATCCAAGCTTACCATTGTACCGGGCATGAAGCATATGCTGCCCGTAGAAGGCGCAGCTCTTGTGAATGAAGCGCTTTCTTCATTTATTCATTCGCAAGCAGCAGTAAAATAA
- a CDS encoding multidrug efflux SMR transporter — protein sequence MLPYLFLVTAVIFEVFAAAMLKYSNGFTKWLPAAGTIAGYTITFYCLSITMKSIPLSIVYATWSGLGIMLTALAGILLFREKISQQGAAGIGLLLMGLVLLNITE from the coding sequence ATGCTGCCTTATTTATTCTTAGTAACAGCCGTCATTTTTGAAGTATTTGCTGCTGCGATGCTGAAATATTCAAATGGATTTACCAAATGGCTGCCGGCTGCAGGAACTATTGCCGGCTATACCATTACGTTTTACTGTTTATCGATTACGATGAAATCAATTCCTCTCAGTATCGTTTACGCTACCTGGAGCGGACTTGGCATCATGTTAACCGCTTTAGCTGGCATTTTACTGTTTCGGGAAAAAATCAGCCAGCAAGGCGCTGCAGGCATTGGCCTGTTACTTATGGGGCTTGTGTTGCTGAATATCACTGAATAA
- a CDS encoding multidrug efflux SMR transporter: MKGMVFLGAAILFEVFGSTMLKLSNGFTIVWPSVGAAIGFLATFTCLSFALKTIPLSIAYATWAGTGTVCTAVVGSLLFHESIDSLKAAGLLFTIAGIVILNSSQSKQQGKKQVFIKKTS; encoded by the coding sequence TTGAAAGGAATGGTGTTTTTAGGAGCCGCTATTTTGTTTGAAGTGTTTGGTTCTACTATGCTGAAGTTGTCGAACGGCTTTACGATTGTATGGCCGTCTGTCGGGGCTGCAATCGGCTTTCTTGCTACATTTACTTGTTTAAGTTTTGCCCTTAAGACAATCCCCTTGTCCATCGCTTATGCAACCTGGGCAGGCACTGGTACAGTCTGTACAGCTGTTGTAGGAAGCTTATTGTTTCACGAAAGCATTGATAGCTTAAAAGCGGCGGGCTTGCTTTTTACGATTGCCGGTATTGTGATATTAAATAGTTCTCAAAGCAAGCAACAAGGAAAAAAACAGGTCTTCATTAAGAAAACCAGCTGA
- a CDS encoding winged helix-turn-helix transcriptional regulator: MTRHYEKEVNCDKELTLSLISGKWKMFIIWTLNEKGTVRFNEMRRLIPAITQRMLVNQLRELEADGVIQRKVYPVVPPKVEYSLTEIGHSLMPILKLMYDWGKNYRATMDQHSPTSLTSISQ, from the coding sequence ATGACCCGACATTATGAAAAAGAAGTAAATTGCGACAAAGAATTAACCTTATCCCTAATCAGTGGAAAGTGGAAAATGTTTATCATTTGGACACTGAATGAGAAAGGAACGGTTCGCTTTAATGAAATGAGAAGGCTGATTCCAGCCATTACGCAGCGTATGCTCGTGAATCAGCTGCGGGAACTCGAGGCAGATGGAGTGATTCAGCGGAAAGTATATCCTGTTGTGCCTCCGAAAGTTGAATACTCGTTAACGGAAATCGGCCACAGCTTAATGCCTATCTTGAAGTTAATGTACGACTGGGGGAAAAATTATCGGGCAACAATGGATCAGCACAGCCCGACTTCATTAACCTCCATCTCACAATAA
- a CDS encoding PDR/VanB family oxidoreductase produces the protein MTNAVIDVFVADIKEESPSVKSFTLVPAENVPLPRFSAGSHITTFLPKEDGVLERHYSLTSHPADTSAYQIAIRRQAVSKEGSVYWHSKVQKGARLQISYPKNHFPLSFQAKHHVFFAAGIGITPFLAMTADLKRKEKSFELHYAAPSNEQCAFYSFLKQAYPEQTHFYFSDRQQRMHTSLLKQQPIGTHVYFCGSEAMMNEFAEAAKKYGYLDKSIHFERFSPPDFGPSHPLQVKLKQSGETIPVSENETVLDALLAHGVKAPYSCKVGGCGSCLVPVSGGEVDHRDFFLTDLEKAEENVMLTCVSRAKTDCLVLDL, from the coding sequence ATGACGAATGCTGTAATCGATGTTTTTGTGGCTGATATAAAAGAAGAGTCGCCTTCTGTTAAAAGTTTTACACTTGTACCAGCAGAAAACGTTCCCCTGCCAAGATTTAGTGCGGGTTCGCATATTACAACGTTTCTCCCCAAAGAAGATGGAGTGCTGGAGCGGCACTATTCTTTAACAAGCCATCCAGCTGATACGTCAGCTTACCAAATTGCGATTCGGCGTCAGGCCGTTTCAAAAGAAGGCTCTGTTTACTGGCATAGCAAGGTTCAAAAAGGAGCACGGCTGCAGATCAGCTATCCCAAAAATCATTTTCCGCTCAGTTTTCAGGCAAAACATCATGTCTTTTTTGCAGCCGGCATCGGCATTACACCGTTTTTAGCGATGACAGCAGATTTAAAACGAAAAGAAAAATCGTTTGAATTGCACTATGCTGCGCCTTCAAACGAACAGTGCGCATTTTATTCTTTTTTAAAACAGGCTTATCCGGAGCAAACCCATTTTTACTTTTCGGACCGACAGCAAAGAATGCATACCAGCTTATTGAAACAGCAGCCGATCGGCACGCACGTTTATTTTTGCGGTTCAGAAGCCATGATGAACGAATTTGCGGAAGCAGCCAAAAAATACGGCTACCTGGACAAAAGCATTCATTTTGAACGTTTTTCTCCTCCTGATTTTGGTCCGTCTCATCCTCTTCAGGTCAAGCTGAAGCAAAGCGGGGAAACAATCCCTGTTTCTGAAAACGAAACTGTACTCGATGCACTGCTTGCTCATGGAGTGAAGGCTCCCTATTCATGTAAAGTCGGAGGATGTGGAAGCTGCCTTGTTCCCGTGAGCGGCGGGGAAGTAGACCACCGTGATTTCTTTTTAACCGACTTAGAAAAAGCTGAAGAAAATGTGATGCTCACTTGTGTATCCCGTGCTAAGACAGACTGTCTTGTTTTGGACTTATAA
- a CDS encoding NAD(P)H-dependent oxidoreductase — protein MKLLGISGTITGSKTRVVIQKMLEDIKHSHPEVDIELLDLKEYNLQFCDGRNPADYTGDTRKVIDMVSSADFYLIGTPIFQGSITGALKNLFDLIPPQHFRNKVMGFAATGGTYQHYLVIENQLKPIASYFRAFVAPGSVYAHNDHFNAQNEIVDPEVLKRMASLSEELVFMQKMLKEPQYS, from the coding sequence ATGAAATTGCTAGGTATCTCAGGAACGATTACGGGCTCAAAAACACGGGTTGTCATCCAAAAAATGCTGGAAGACATTAAGCACAGCCATCCGGAGGTTGATATTGAACTGCTGGATTTAAAAGAATATAATCTTCAGTTTTGTGATGGGCGCAATCCGGCAGATTACACGGGCGATACTAGAAAAGTCATTGATATGGTTTCCTCAGCTGATTTTTATCTGATCGGTACGCCAATTTTTCAAGGATCTATCACAGGGGCATTAAAAAATTTATTTGATTTAATCCCGCCTCAACATTTTCGCAATAAAGTCATGGGTTTCGCAGCAACAGGGGGCACGTACCAGCATTACCTTGTTATCGAAAATCAGTTAAAGCCGATCGCCAGCTATTTCCGTGCTTTTGTGGCACCTGGCTCTGTCTACGCCCATAATGACCATTTTAATGCTCAAAATGAAATTGTTGACCCAGAAGTGTTGAAACGAATGGCCAGCCTTAGTGAAGAATTGGTTTTCATGCAAAAAATGCTGAAAGAACCTCAATACAGCTAA
- a CDS encoding aldehyde dehydrogenase family protein, with the protein MPNIKSLIKKDLIINGEQIETEKYTTLYAPYSGEAIAEIASATGIETEQAITAAYKARETMASMPAWKRAEILETAAQLLKDRTEEASSIIALEAAKPLNTARQEVARTVETYKFAAEEAKRIHGETIPLDAARSGENKLAYTVREPIGVVGAITPFNFPMNLVAHKVGPAIASGNTIVLKPASQTPLSSFFIAELFEEAGLPAGVLNVITGSGRIVGDQLVTDERVSMITFTGSPAVGIGIRNKAGLKKVTLELGSNAAVIIDQHTALDQIASRCVTGAFSNQGQVCISLQRIYVHEKVYEEFVEKLIIETKKLVLGDPLCSETNISALISPEETKRALSWIKEAVKSGAKLVTGGEVEGTVLQPTILLEAGQSMKVSCQEVFAPIVIVNKVTTIEEAIEKVNDSRYGLQAGIYTNDVQTALTAADQLHVGGVMINDIPTFRVDHMPYGGVKESGTGREGLKYAIEEMTEMKLVVWSRQ; encoded by the coding sequence ATGCCAAATATTAAAAGTTTAATAAAAAAAGATTTAATCATTAATGGAGAACAAATTGAAACAGAGAAGTATACAACGCTTTACGCTCCTTATTCAGGAGAAGCTATTGCAGAAATTGCATCTGCCACGGGAATCGAAACAGAGCAAGCCATAACAGCAGCTTATAAGGCGCGTGAAACGATGGCATCTATGCCAGCCTGGAAGCGTGCAGAAATTTTAGAAACGGCAGCACAGCTTTTAAAGGATCGGACAGAAGAAGCTTCCAGCATCATTGCTTTAGAAGCAGCCAAGCCTTTAAATACAGCTCGGCAGGAAGTGGCACGGACTGTAGAAACATATAAATTTGCGGCAGAAGAAGCAAAACGAATTCATGGAGAAACGATACCGCTCGATGCAGCGCGCAGTGGAGAAAACAAGCTTGCTTATACAGTTCGTGAACCAATTGGGGTAGTAGGTGCGATTACACCGTTTAATTTTCCAATGAATCTAGTTGCTCATAAAGTAGGTCCGGCTATCGCAAGTGGAAATACGATCGTTTTAAAGCCCGCTTCGCAAACACCACTCTCTTCTTTTTTTATCGCAGAGCTTTTTGAAGAAGCAGGGCTTCCGGCAGGCGTGTTAAACGTGATAACGGGAAGCGGCCGTATCGTTGGGGATCAGCTTGTAACAGACGAGAGAGTCAGCATGATCACTTTTACGGGCAGTCCGGCTGTTGGTATTGGCATCCGCAATAAAGCAGGATTGAAGAAAGTCACATTGGAGCTTGGATCTAACGCTGCTGTTATAATTGATCAGCATACAGCACTTGATCAAATTGCTTCCCGCTGTGTTACCGGTGCATTTTCCAATCAGGGCCAAGTATGCATATCACTTCAGCGCATTTATGTACATGAAAAAGTTTATGAAGAATTTGTTGAAAAATTGATCATTGAAACAAAAAAGCTGGTTCTCGGTGACCCCCTTTGCTCAGAAACCAATATTTCTGCGCTCATTTCGCCGGAAGAGACGAAACGTGCGCTCAGCTGGATTAAAGAAGCCGTAAAAAGTGGTGCAAAACTAGTAACGGGAGGAGAGGTTGAAGGAACAGTGCTTCAGCCAACGATCCTGTTAGAAGCAGGCCAGTCCATGAAAGTTTCCTGCCAGGAAGTTTTTGCGCCAATCGTGATCGTCAACAAAGTAACAACAATAGAGGAAGCGATTGAAAAAGTAAATGATTCCCGATATGGCCTCCAAGCAGGCATTTACACAAATGATGTGCAAACCGCTTTGACTGCAGCAGATCAATTACACGTTGGCGGTGTAATGATCAATGATATTCCCACATTCCGGGTAGACCATATGCCGTATGGAGGAGTAAAAGAAAGCGGAACCGGGCGGGAAGGATTAAAATACGCGATTGAAGAAATGACGGAAATGAAACTGGTTGTCTGGAGCCGGCAGTAA
- a CDS encoding primary-amine oxidase, which translates to MQTPELKTQTILHPLEPLTAEEIREAVALIRQDKSLTETYKFVQVVLYEPLKEEVASFKEGDPIDRKAFIILLDSAENKTYEAIVSITNEQVLSYVHIPDVQPNFLLDDFEIEELIKNDPEYQKALLKRGVTDPSLVMIDPWSAGHFNDLDNPDTRVTRALAWVRKSEKDNGYAYPLTGLYAIVDLNKKEIVRIEDYGVKPLPPTAGNYVPELNENIQVRTDVKPLDIIQPEGPSFEINGHHIKWQKWDFRISFTPREGLVIHSVGFEDKGKRRPILYRASLSEMVVPYADTSEMHGRQNAFDAGEYGMGQLANSLELGCDCVGHIHYFDAVMADHKGDVRTIPNAICLHEEDYGIAWKHTDWRTNEVEVRRSRRLVVSFFSTVANYDYGFFWSFYQDGTIEQEVKLTGMLNTGALDEGEVPKYGNLVAPQLNATFHQHFFNFRLDMELDGAKNSVVETETVAEERGEHNPFNNGWYPVSKTFKTEKESVRKMNLETVRTWKIINPESKNFVGQPVGYKIVTGENCLPFANDDSSLIKRAGFLKNHLHVTKFDRNEQFASGAYPNQHRGGDGLTKYLEADRNIENEDIVVWYTMGHHHITRPEDWPVMPTAYTNFQLKPVGFFDHNPALDLPRPESKTKCQSNTSASSSCGHSTEI; encoded by the coding sequence ATGCAAACACCTGAATTGAAAACTCAAACAATCTTACATCCACTTGAGCCCCTAACAGCTGAAGAAATAAGAGAAGCGGTGGCGCTGATTAGACAAGATAAAAGTTTGACAGAAACGTATAAATTTGTTCAGGTGGTGTTGTATGAACCATTGAAAGAAGAAGTAGCCAGCTTTAAAGAAGGCGACCCGATCGACCGTAAGGCATTTATCATTCTGCTTGACAGCGCTGAAAACAAAACATATGAAGCGATTGTATCGATCACAAACGAGCAGGTGCTCTCTTATGTACATATTCCAGATGTACAGCCAAACTTCTTGCTGGATGATTTTGAAATTGAAGAGCTGATTAAAAATGATCCTGAATATCAAAAAGCCCTTTTAAAAAGAGGCGTTACCGATCCAAGCCTAGTCATGATCGACCCCTGGTCAGCCGGCCATTTCAATGATCTGGATAATCCAGACACACGTGTAACACGGGCGCTTGCCTGGGTTCGCAAATCGGAAAAAGACAATGGCTATGCATATCCATTAACGGGTCTTTACGCAATCGTCGATTTAAATAAAAAAGAAATTGTCCGTATTGAAGATTACGGCGTAAAACCGCTGCCGCCAACAGCTGGCAATTACGTGCCGGAATTAAATGAAAACATTCAGGTGCGTACAGACGTAAAGCCGCTGGATATCATTCAGCCGGAAGGCCCGAGCTTTGAAATCAACGGCCATCATATCAAGTGGCAGAAATGGGATTTCCGCATCAGCTTTACGCCGCGAGAAGGGCTTGTTATTCACTCTGTCGGATTCGAAGATAAAGGAAAAAGAAGACCGATTTTATACAGAGCTTCCTTGTCTGAAATGGTTGTTCCATATGCAGATACATCGGAAATGCACGGCCGTCAAAATGCGTTTGATGCCGGAGAGTACGGAATGGGCCAGCTGGCGAATTCATTAGAATTAGGCTGCGACTGCGTTGGGCATATTCATTATTTTGATGCGGTCATGGCGGATCATAAAGGAGACGTCCGCACGATTCCAAATGCGATCTGCCTGCACGAAGAAGATTACGGCATTGCCTGGAAACATACGGACTGGAGAACAAATGAAGTGGAAGTGCGCCGCTCACGCCGTTTGGTCGTTTCCTTCTTCTCGACTGTAGCCAACTATGATTACGGCTTCTTCTGGTCCTTCTACCAAGACGGCACAATTGAACAGGAAGTGAAGCTGACAGGAATGCTGAATACCGGCGCGCTGGATGAAGGCGAAGTTCCGAAATACGGAAATTTAGTAGCGCCGCAGTTAAATGCAACGTTCCACCAGCACTTCTTTAACTTCCGTCTCGATATGGAGCTTGATGGAGCGAAAAACTCTGTTGTAGAAACGGAAACTGTGGCGGAAGAAAGAGGGGAACACAATCCGTTCAATAATGGATGGTACCCTGTGTCCAAAACGTTTAAAACGGAAAAAGAATCGGTCCGTAAAATGAATTTGGAAACCGTACGCACATGGAAAATTATTAACCCAGAATCAAAGAATTTTGTCGGACAGCCGGTGGGCTACAAAATTGTAACGGGCGAAAACTGCCTTCCGTTTGCGAATGACGATTCCAGCTTGATCAAACGGGCCGGCTTCTTGAAAAACCACCTTCATGTCACGAAGTTTGACCGTAACGAGCAATTTGCATCTGGCGCTTATCCCAATCAGCATCGTGGTGGAGACGGCTTGACGAAATACCTTGAAGCGGACCGCAATATTGAAAATGAAGATATTGTCGTCTGGTACACAATGGGTCACCATCACATCACTCGTCCGGAAGACTGGCCGGTTATGCCGACTGCGTATACAAACTTCCAGCTGAAGCCGGTTGGATTCTTTGATCACAATCCAGCGCTTGACCTGCCGCGTCCAGAATCAAAAACCAAGTGTCAATCAAACACAAGTGCTTCTTCCTCTTGCGGGCATTCAACAGAGATTTAA
- a CDS encoding riboflavin kinase codes for MKKQSSMSKTFCGKVVSGNQIGRTIGFPTANLSIDSSTPFLEKGVYGVKVKYRDQDYYGIMNAGNRPTINKENLQLHYEVHIFDFCEEIYDQELTVETCFFIRKEMSFQSLEKLVRQINRDVQYAKWKFSIKHDIENIFWG; via the coding sequence ATGAAAAAACAAAGCAGCATGTCCAAAACGTTTTGCGGCAAAGTGGTTTCTGGAAATCAAATCGGGCGAACGATCGGGTTTCCAACGGCTAACCTTTCCATTGATTCGAGCACACCGTTCTTGGAAAAAGGTGTATACGGTGTCAAAGTAAAGTATCGGGATCAGGATTATTACGGAATTATGAACGCTGGAAATCGTCCGACGATTAATAAAGAAAATCTTCAGCTTCATTATGAAGTGCACATATTTGACTTTTGTGAAGAAATATATGATCAGGAATTAACGGTGGAAACATGCTTTTTTATAAGAAAAGAAATGTCTTTTCAGTCTCTTGAAAAGCTTGTCCGGCAAATTAACCGAGATGTTCAATATGCCAAATGGAAATTTAGTATAAAGCATGATATAGAAAATATTTTTTGGGGCTAG